The Carnobacterium divergens genome includes a window with the following:
- the purC gene encoding phosphoribosylaminoimidazolesuccinocarboxamide synthase has product MEKQELLYEGKAKKLYKTSESDVIWVEYLNQATALNGKKKDLIQGKGELNNQITSLLFSMLKEAGVHNHFIKKLSKTEQLIESVTMFPLEVVLRNISAGSFSKRFGVKEGTPLANPIIEFYLKDDKLDDPMMNEEHIQLLELATAEEIKKIKKMTLEVNTALQKVFKEIDIQLIDFKLEFGKQADGTILLADEISPDTCRLWDVKTGEHLDKDVYRRDLGNLVPVYQEVFERLLKLESI; this is encoded by the coding sequence TTGGAAAAGCAGGAGCTTTTATATGAAGGGAAAGCAAAAAAATTATATAAGACAAGTGAATCAGATGTGATATGGGTTGAATATTTAAATCAAGCAACAGCATTAAATGGAAAAAAAAAGGATTTGATTCAAGGCAAGGGTGAATTGAATAACCAAATTACAAGCCTACTTTTTAGCATGTTAAAAGAAGCAGGTGTTCACAATCACTTTATAAAAAAACTATCAAAAACCGAACAATTAATTGAGTCAGTTACAATGTTTCCTTTAGAGGTCGTTCTAAGAAATATTTCTGCTGGAAGTTTTTCAAAAAGATTTGGCGTGAAGGAAGGAACTCCTTTAGCTAATCCAATCATTGAATTTTACTTAAAGGACGACAAGCTAGACGATCCGATGATGAATGAGGAACATATTCAATTATTAGAGCTAGCAACAGCAGAAGAAATCAAAAAAATTAAAAAAATGACATTAGAAGTAAATACAGCCTTACAAAAAGTATTTAAGGAAATCGATATCCAATTGATTGATTTTAAACTAGAATTTGGCAAACAAGCAGATGGAACCATTCTATTAGCTGATGAAATATCTCCAGATACTTGCCGCTTATGGGATGTAAAAACAGGCGAGCATTTAGATAAAGACGTTTATCGCCGGGATTTGGGGAATCTAGTTCCCGTCTATCAAGAAGTATTCGAACGTTTGTTAAAACTTGAATCAATCTAA
- the purS gene encoding phosphoribosylformylglycinamidine synthase subunit PurS, with product MYFVKVYVTYKQSVLDPQGEAVKGAVHRLGYQEIEEIRIGKYFEIKVKKTTRPVQETIEEICDKLLSNVVMESYRYEIQEEN from the coding sequence ATGTATTTTGTAAAAGTTTACGTCACTTATAAACAATCGGTTTTAGATCCACAAGGAGAGGCCGTAAAAGGGGCCGTTCATCGTTTAGGCTATCAAGAGATTGAAGAAATTCGAATCGGAAAATATTTTGAAATTAAAGTGAAGAAAACGACTCGACCAGTTCAAGAAACCATCGAAGAAATTTGTGATAAATTACTCAGCAACGTTGTGATGGAAAGCTATCGTTACGAAATACAGGAGGAAAACTAA
- the purQ gene encoding phosphoribosylformylglycinamidine synthase subunit PurQ, with protein MKFAVIVFPGSNCDVDMLTAITDCLGEEAEYVRHDETSLAGFDGVLLPGGFSYGDYLRCGAIARFSSIMSEVIRFANEGKPVFGTCNGFQILLEAGLLPGALRRNESLHFVCKTVELVVNNQTPFTSCYQANETIQIPIAHGEGNYYCDEATLKELQENHQIVFTYGNENPNGSIANIAGIINKEGNVLGMMPHPERAVEQLLGSDDGLNFFKSMIENFRKVTN; from the coding sequence ATGAAATTTGCAGTCATTGTTTTTCCAGGTTCTAACTGTGATGTGGATATGCTGACGGCGATAACAGATTGTTTAGGAGAGGAAGCAGAGTATGTTCGTCATGATGAAACCAGTTTAGCAGGATTTGACGGTGTTTTATTACCAGGAGGTTTTTCTTACGGTGATTATTTAAGGTGTGGCGCAATTGCACGTTTTTCTTCGATTATGAGTGAAGTCATCCGTTTTGCAAATGAAGGAAAACCTGTTTTTGGGACCTGCAATGGGTTTCAAATTTTATTGGAAGCAGGCTTGTTACCTGGTGCATTACGTCGTAATGAATCGTTGCATTTTGTGTGTAAAACAGTCGAATTGGTAGTCAATAATCAAACACCGTTTACATCTTGTTACCAAGCGAATGAAACCATTCAGATTCCAATTGCCCATGGGGAAGGGAATTATTATTGCGATGAAGCGACATTAAAAGAATTACAAGAGAATCATCAAATTGTGTTTACTTACGGAAATGAAAATCCAAATGGAAGTATTGCGAATATTGCAGGCATTATCAATAAAGAAGGAAATGTACTAGGCATGATGCCTCATCCAGAAAGAGCGGTTGAACAATTACTAGGTTCTGATGATGGCTTAAATTTCTTTAAATCAATGATAGAGAACTTTAGAAAGGTGACAAACTAA
- the purL gene encoding phosphoribosylformylglycinamidine synthase subunit PurL encodes MTTIQYTEPTAEEIKEQKIYQQWGLTDEEYTMISEEILKRLPNYTETGLFSVMWSEHCSYKNSKPVLRKFPTTGKQVLQGPGEGAGIVDIGDNQAVVFKAESHNHPSAVEPYEGAATGVGGIIRDIFSMGARPIAILDSLRFGELTNERTKYLFEEVVAGIAGYGNCIGIPTVGGEIAFDECYAGNPLVNAMCVGLIDHKDIQKGQAKGIGNSIMYVGAKTGRDGIHGATFASEEFNDEEETKRSAVQVGDPFMEKLLLEACLELIYDYQEILVGIQDMGAAGLVSSSAEMASKAGSGLILNLDDVPQRETQMTPYEMMLSESQERMLICVKKGEENQVVELFKKYGLDAVTIGEVTDDGMYRLYHKGSLVADLPVDALAEDAPTYYKPYTEPARIQAFKEMEDYQPEANSFIDTLKKLLQQPTIASKKSVFEKYDSMVRTNTVVGPGSDAAVLRVRGTDKAIAMTTDCNARYLYLNPEVGGQIAVAEAARNIVCSGGKPLAITDCLNYGNPDKPEIFWELWTSADGISKACEVLDTPVISGNVSMYNEFNGQAVYPTPVIGMVGLVEKLAHITTQGFKQAGDYIYVIGNTKADFNGSELQKMEIGKIEGKLMDFDLAVEQKRQAKVLAAIQSGLVESAHDTSEGGLAVALSECAFENEIGINVAVDLPDMWLFSETQSRFVLSVKPENAAAFSKLMEEEAVLIGEVTAEQILTVNTQQGTYQIATNELRQLWEKAIPCLLK; translated from the coding sequence ATGACAACAATCCAATACACAGAGCCGACAGCAGAAGAAATTAAAGAGCAAAAAATTTACCAGCAATGGGGCCTAACGGATGAAGAGTACACAATGATTAGCGAGGAAATCTTAAAACGTTTGCCTAATTACACAGAAACAGGTCTTTTTTCAGTGATGTGGAGTGAACATTGCTCTTACAAAAATTCAAAACCGGTTTTACGTAAATTTCCAACTACAGGAAAGCAAGTTTTACAAGGACCTGGTGAAGGTGCTGGAATTGTCGATATTGGAGACAATCAAGCGGTTGTGTTTAAGGCGGAAAGTCACAATCATCCTTCTGCTGTGGAGCCTTATGAAGGAGCAGCAACAGGTGTTGGTGGAATTATTCGTGATATTTTCAGTATGGGGGCAAGACCCATTGCTATTTTAGATTCCCTACGCTTTGGCGAGCTAACTAACGAGCGAACCAAATATTTGTTTGAAGAAGTTGTAGCGGGCATTGCAGGCTATGGAAATTGTATTGGAATTCCAACAGTTGGTGGTGAAATTGCCTTTGATGAGTGCTATGCAGGAAATCCACTTGTGAATGCTATGTGTGTAGGTTTGATTGATCATAAAGACATTCAAAAAGGACAAGCTAAAGGAATAGGGAATTCTATCATGTATGTTGGCGCTAAAACAGGGCGAGATGGCATTCACGGTGCGACCTTTGCTTCTGAAGAATTCAATGATGAAGAAGAAACCAAACGTTCTGCCGTTCAAGTAGGCGATCCTTTTATGGAAAAACTATTATTAGAAGCCTGTTTAGAGTTAATTTACGATTATCAAGAAATTTTAGTTGGGATTCAAGATATGGGGGCAGCTGGACTCGTTTCGTCAAGTGCCGAAATGGCTTCTAAAGCGGGGAGTGGCTTGATTCTTAATTTAGATGACGTACCACAAAGAGAGACACAGATGACGCCTTATGAAATGATGCTTTCTGAATCACAAGAGCGTATGCTGATTTGTGTGAAAAAAGGGGAAGAAAACCAAGTAGTTGAGCTATTTAAAAAATACGGATTAGATGCTGTAACAATTGGAGAAGTGACAGATGACGGTATGTATCGACTGTATCATAAAGGAAGCCTAGTGGCTGATTTACCTGTAGATGCTTTAGCAGAAGATGCTCCAACGTATTATAAACCTTACACTGAACCGGCTAGAATTCAAGCTTTTAAGGAGATGGAAGATTATCAACCAGAAGCCAATTCGTTTATTGATACATTAAAAAAGCTGCTACAACAGCCCACAATTGCTTCTAAAAAATCTGTTTTTGAAAAATATGATTCAATGGTTCGTACCAATACAGTGGTGGGACCAGGAAGTGATGCAGCCGTTTTACGCGTTCGAGGAACGGACAAAGCCATTGCGATGACAACGGATTGCAATGCACGTTACTTGTATTTAAATCCTGAAGTAGGTGGACAAATTGCGGTCGCCGAAGCAGCTCGAAATATAGTGTGTAGCGGAGGAAAACCTCTAGCCATTACAGATTGTTTGAATTACGGAAACCCTGATAAACCAGAGATTTTCTGGGAATTATGGACGTCAGCTGACGGGATTTCAAAAGCCTGTGAAGTTTTAGATACTCCTGTAATATCAGGAAATGTATCTATGTATAACGAATTTAATGGTCAAGCCGTTTATCCAACTCCAGTGATTGGAATGGTTGGTTTAGTAGAAAAGTTAGCGCATATAACAACACAAGGCTTTAAACAAGCAGGTGATTATATTTATGTCATTGGAAATACCAAAGCGGATTTTAATGGTTCTGAATTACAAAAAATGGAAATAGGAAAAATTGAAGGAAAGTTGATGGACTTCGATTTAGCAGTCGAGCAAAAACGCCAAGCAAAAGTACTAGCAGCCATTCAATCAGGTTTAGTTGAAAGTGCTCATGATACGAGTGAAGGCGGACTAGCAGTTGCGTTAAGTGAGTGTGCGTTTGAAAATGAAATAGGAATCAATGTGGCGGTTGATTTACCAGATATGTGGCTATTCTCAGAAACGCAATCACGATTTGTGCTTTCCGTTAAGCCAGAAAATGCAGCAGCTTTTTCAAAACTGATGGAGGAAGAGGCTGTTTTAATTGGAGAAGTGACAGCTGAACAAATTTTAACAGTGAATACCCAACAAGGAACGTATCAAATCGCAACAAATGAACTAAGACAACTATGGGAGAAGGCGATTCCGTGCTTACTGAAGTAA